The DNA segment GGCGCTCAGCTTGTCGAGCGCCTTCTGGTAGGCCGAGCGGGCTTCCGGGCGCTTGTCCTGGGCAGCCAGCAGATCGCCCCGGCGGTCCGCATAAAGCGCAACGAACGGTGCCGGCGGCTCGTCCTTGAGCAGTGCCAGGCCCTGGTCGTAGGCCTTCTCGTCAAGCAACACGCCAGCCAGGCGCACGCGCGCCAGGTGAGCATACTCGCCATCGCCGTGGTCGATCGCCCATTGCAACTGGGCCTTCGTACCAGCCAGGTCGCCTGCATCGTACAGCACCTTGGCCGATACCAGCGCGGTCATGGGGCCATAGGCGGTCTTGCCGAACTTTTCCTCGAGGTCGCCGGCGGCGCGCTTGATCCGCTCGACATCGCGGCCCTCGGCAGCCTTGACCACCTGCTCATACAGCAGCGCCGCTTCTCCGGCCTGCTTGCGTTGCCAGTAGTTCCAGCCACTCCAGGCAGCGAAGGCCAGCAAGCCGGCGATCAAGGCCCAGGTCACGGTATTGCCGTACTGGCGCCACCAGGCCTTGAGGCTCTCAAGCTGTTCCTGTTCTTCTAGATCGTAAGCCATGTCGAGGGATCCACCCGCGTTTGTTTGTATGAAGGACCGCGCTCTTGCGATCCGTGGTTCCGATGCTGCCTGCTGACCCGCAGGCTTACTCGCTGGCGCCAACCATGGCGTCGATGATGTGGTCGACCAGCTTTTCAGCCGCAACCGTCACCTGCGCGCCGCCGCCTTCGGCCTGAGCGCCCTGGCGCAGGTCCTTGACCTGTGCCGTACCCGCCACCACCTCATCCTCGCCAATGATAACGGCATAGGCCGCACCGCTACCGTCGGCGCGCTTCATCTGCGACTTGAAGCTGCCGCTCTTGCCGTCGGGCGTGGCATGCAGCAGCACGTCGAGGCCGGCATCACGCAGGCGCTCGGCGATGATCATGGCCTGCTGTCCAGCCGCTTCGCCCTGGTGGACAAGGTACACGTCGGCGCCTTCCGCCTGCGGCACGAGCTTTTCCTCGCGCAGCAGTTCGATGATGCGCTCGATGCCCATCGCCCAGCCACAAGCCGGTGCCGCCTTGCCGCCCATCTGCGCGATCAGCGGATCGTAGCGCCCGCCGCCGGCGATGGTACCCTGCGCGCCGAGTTTGTCGGTGATCCACTCGAACACCGTCAGGTTGTAGTAGTCCAGCCCGCGCACCAGGCGCGGATTGATCTTGAACGGGATGTTGTTGGCCTTGAGCAGGCGCTGCACGCCGTCGAAGTGGGCAAGCGACTCCTCGCCCAGGAAATCGATCAGCTTGGGCGCGTTGCTCGCCATTTCCTGCAGCGCGGGATTCTTGGTATCCAGTACGCGCAGCGGGTTGGTGTACAGGCGGCGCTTGCTGTCTTCGTCAAGAATGTCCTGGAAGCCTTCCAGGTACTTGATCAGTTCTTCGCGGTGCGCGGCGCGCTCTTCAGCCTGGCCCAGCGAATTGAGCTCGAGGCGCACACCGACCAGGCCCAGGTCATCCCACAGGCGCTGGCACATCATGATGATCTCGGCGTCCACATCCGGGCCGGCAAAGCCGAGGGCCTCTGCGCCGAGCTGGTGAAACTGGCGATAGCGCCCGCGCTGGGGACGCTCGTGGCGGAACATCGGGCCGGTGTACCACAGGCGCTTTGGGCCGTCGTACAGCAGGTTGTGCTCGATGGTGGCCCGCACCGCAGCTGCCGTGCCCTCGGGGCGCAGCGTCAGTTGCTCGCCGTTGAGCGCATCGGTGAAGGAATACATTTCCTTCTCGACGATGTCGGTCACCTCGCCGATGCCGCGCACGAACAGCTGCGTGTGCTCAACGATGGGGGTGCGGACCTGCTGGTAGCCGTAGGCACGCAGCATCGCACGCGAGGCGTTCTCGAAATGCTCCCACAGCGGCGCGTCGGCGGGCAGCATGTCGTTCATGCCCTTAACGCCCTGCAGTGCTTTCACTGCCTTGCTCTTGCTCTCTGCCTTGCTGTCAGCAGCCTTGGCGCCATCGCTGGCGGCCGCCGGATTCACGGGTTGGTTCATTGTGTCTTGTCTTTCCCTGTAGCGCCTGGCCGCAACGGCTCAGGCTGCCACCTCATTGCCGGCGCTCCCGGCCTTGTTGCCGTAGTGGGTGCGCACATAATCGTCCACGATCGCCTGGAATTCCTCGGCGATGCGATCGCCGCGCAGCGTTTTAACCTTCACGCCGTCGACAAACACCGGCGCCGCCGGCGATTCGCCCGAGCCGGGCAGCGAGATGCCGATATTGGCATGCTTGCTTTCGCCCGGCCCGTTCACGATGCAGCCCATCACGGCCACATCCATTTCTTCCACGCCAGGGTAGGCGGTCTTCCAGGTCGGCATCTGCTCGCGCAGGTAGCTCTGGATGCTGGACGCCAGTTCCTGGAAAGTGGTGCTGGTGGTACGGCCACAGCCCGGGCAGGCAATCACCATCGGGGTGAAGTTGCGCAGGCCCATGGTCTGCAGGATCTCCTGCCCCACGTAGACTTCCTTCTCGCGCGCAGCGCCGGGTTCCGGTGTCAGCGAAATGCGGATGGTGTCGCCGATGCCTTCCTGCAGCAGCACCGACAGCGCGGCGGTGGAGGCCACGATACCCTTGCTGCCCATGCCCGCCTCGGTCAGCCCGAGGTGCAATGCGTAGTCGCAGCGCTTGGTCAGCTCGCGATACACAGCGATCAGCTCCTGCACTTGCGAGACCTTGCACGACAGGATGATCTGGTCACCCGAAAGCCCGATTTCCTCGGCCTTCTTCGCCGACTCGATCGCGGAGGTGATCAACGCTTCGACCATCACGTTCTGCGCCGGCCACGGCTCGGCGCGCAAGGCGTTCTCGTCCATGATGCGCGCCAGCAGCGACTGGTCCAGGCTACCCCAGTTCACGCCGATGCGCACCGGCTTGTCGTAGCGGCAGGCCATTTCGATCATCTGCGCGAATTGCGTGTCGCGCTTGGCGCCCTGCCCCACGTTGCCGGGGTTGATGCGGTACTTCGACAACGCCTGGGCGCAGTCGGGATAATCGCGCAGCAGCGTGTGGCCGTTGTAGTGGAAGTCGCCCACCAGCGGCACGTTCACGCCCATGCGGTCCAGTTGCTCGCGCAGGGCGGGCACCGCAGCCGCGGCTTCCGGCGTGTTGACCGTGATGCGCACGATTTCGGAACCGGCACGCGCCAGCTCCTTGACCTGGATCGCGGTGCCGATGGCGTCCACCGTGTCGGTGTTCGTCATCGATTGCACGCGCACAGGAGCGTCGCCACCGATCGTGACCACGTTGTCGCCCCACACCACGCGCGCCTGGCGCGTTTTGCGGCGGGGCAGCGGGCCGGGCAGCACCGGCATACAAGCCTGTTGATTCATAGCATTACCACCTTGCGATGCGGCGTTGCGCATGGCTGGAGAGACGATGTTCAGGGCAGCGTCAGGCGCGCCACGTTATTGCGGTTGGCCGCCTGCAGGTCGACCGGCGTGCCGTTGCGCGTCAGCGACTCGACGCCCTTGACGTTGCCGATCACGATTTTGTACGGTGGCGTACCGCCGCCGCTGAGATCCTGGCCCGCGCGCGCAGTACCGCCGAGCACGACCTTGCCGCTACGGTCGCGGATCTCGTACCAGGTATCCGATGCGAAACGGATGCGCAGCTCGGCCGCGCCATCCGCCACCGCGGGGGCAGGCACTGCCGCTGAAGCCGCTACCGCGGCCACGGCGGCCGGAGCCGGCGCTGCCGAAGGTGCGGGTGCTGCCGAAGATGCGGGCGCTGCCGAAGGCGCCACCGCCACCGCCACCGGGCCGCTAGCGGGCAGCGACTCGGACGGCGCGGGGGCATCGGAAGCGGCCATCACAGGCGGCAGTGCGGCCGTGACGGTACCGGGCTCGCTGCCTTGCACCGTGGCTTCCGCCGCCGGGGGTGCCGTGAGGGTTTCCTTGCGCGCCTCGATCCATTGCTTGAAGTGGTCCAGCCCGAACAGCACCCCGCCACCGATCACGGCGACCACCAGGGCCAGCCAGATCCACCGGCCGCCCGAGCCACTGGAGCCAAAGCGATTGCGGTCGTCGAAGCTCTCGTTCAGGCCACCTTCGCGACGCATGCCGATTTCCACCACCGGCACAGCCTGCGCGTGGAAACGCGCCAGCAAGGCGTCGATGTCGATCTGGAGCATGCGCGCGTAGGCGCGCATCACGCCCTTGACGAAGGTCACGTCGGGCAGCGCCGCGACGTCGCCCTGCTCGATGGCGGCCAGCTTGTGCGAGGCGACCTTCAGCCGCGCGCTGACATCCTCCAGCGAGAAACGCTGATCATTGCGCGCTTGCGCCAGGCGCTCGCCAATCTCGCGCGCCACCACCTCGCGCCCGGCATCCGCAAGGGCACCCCCCGCATGACCCGTCGCTGCAGTCTGGCCTTCGGCGCGCTCGTGCTCACTCATCCCATACTCCTTGTTCGTATGCGGTCAACTCACGCGAATCGGGGAAACGGCTGCGCAACTGTGCCACCAGGGCATTCTGCGCCGCGACATCTCCCTGACGGCGGGCAATGCGCGCACCCAGCCAGAGGGATTGCGCGCTGACGAAATTGCTGCTGTTGATGCGGCCGACATACTGCTGGGCACGCTGGTAGTCCCCGCGCTGGTAATACAGCAGCGCCAGATTGTTGTTGGCTACCGGGTTGTTGCGATCGTAGCGCAAGGCGCCGAACAAGCTCTTCTCGGCTGCCTCGCCGTTGCCATTGCGCAGCTGGCAGGCGCCAAGGCTGGTCAGTGCCTTGCCGGGCCCGCTTGCCGAGGGCGCATTGACCGCGCGCTCCAGGTAAGGCACGGCCTCGGCGTAGCGCCCGTTCACGCACAGGAACCAGCCATAGTTGTTCAGCACGTCGCCATCATCGGTGCGCATGGCAAGCGCGCTACGGAAGCTCTCTTCCGCCAGCACGCGCTCGTTCATGTTCATGTAGATCAACGCGCGGATATGGTACGCGTCGACCAGCGTGGGGTCGATGGCAATGGCCTGCTTGGCCTCGTCCAGCGCGACGGTGTACTGTCCGGCTTCAAGGTAGCTGGTAGCCAACTGGAGACGGATGGTGGCACGCCGGCTCAGCTCGGTCTGGTCGGATGCGGTCTGCAACTCGGGCTTGACCGGCGGCGGCAACTGGCACGCGGACAGCAGCGCCAGCCCCATCAGGACCGCAACTATCAGACGGGTCATGCAGGCCGGGCCTCTTGCGGCTGGCCGGCCGCGGGCGCCGCCACGATCGGCGTGATCTTGCCGAACTTGCCGCGCTGGGCCAGGCGGGTACGGTCCTTGACCTCGCCCGCGAGCTGGCCGCAGGCCGCATCGATATCGTCGCCGCGCGTCTTGCGGATGGTGGTGACGATGCCGGCATCCATCAGGACCTGGGCGAAGCGGCGGATCTGCTCGTTGTTCGAGCGCTTGAGGCCCGACTCTGGGAACGGGTTGAACGGGATCAGGTTGAACTTGCAGGGCACGTCGGCCACAAGCTTCAGCAGTTCCCGGGCATGCTCGACACCGTCATTGACGCCATCCAGCATGCAGTATTCGAAGGTGATGAAATCGCGCGGGGCGAATTCCAGGTAGCGGCGGCAAGCCGCCATCAGCTCGGCGAGCGGGTACTTCTTGTTGAGCGGCACCAGCATGTCGCGCAACGGATCGTTGGACGCGTGCAGCGATACCGCCAGCGCCACGGGCAAATCCTTGGCCAGCCGGTCCATCATCGGCACCACGCCGGAGGTGGACAGCGTCACGCGCCGGCGCGACAGCCCGTAGGCATGGTCGTCCAGCATCAGGCGCATGGCCGGCACAACCTGGTCATAGTTGAGCAGCGGCTCGCCCATGCCCATCATCACCACGTTGGAGATGACGCGGTCGTCCTTGGCACCACGGCCCAGTTGGGCACGCATGGCAAACTCGGCCATCCACAGCTGGCCGATGATCTCGCCAGTGGACAGGTTGCGCGAGAAGCCTTGCTTGCCGGTCGAGCAGAACCGGCAATTGACGGCGCACCCCGCCTGCGAAGACACGCACAGCGTGCCGCGCGTCTCCTCAGGGATGTACACCGTCTCCACCGCATCGCCGGCGCCAACGTCCAGCAACCACTTGCGCGTGCCGTCGGCCGACAGGTTGTCGGTGATGACGGCAGGCGAGCGGATCTCGGCGCGCGTGGCGAGCTTTTCGCGCAGCGACTTGGCGAGATCCGACATGGCATCGAAACGGCTGGCGCCGAACTGGTGAATCCAGCGCTGCAACTGCCGCGCACGAAACGGCTTCTCGCCGAGCTCTCCGCAATAGGCGGTAAGCGCGTCCGCATCCAGATCGAGCAGGTTGACGAGAGTGTTCATGACGACAGTATCAACTTCTATGGCAGTCTAGTCTGGTGGAATAGACCAGACAATCAGCGGCTGTAAACGTTCATGCCGGGGAAGAAGAAAGCAATTTCGACGGCAGCGGTTTCCGCTGCGTCCGAGCCGTGAACGGCGTTGGCGTCGATGCTGTCAGCGAAGTCAGCGCGGATCGTGCCGGCTTCTGCCTTCTTCGGGTCGGTTGCGCCCATCAGGTCGCGATGCTTGGCGATGGCGTTTTCGCCTTCCAGTGCCTGGATGATGACCGGGCCGGAAACCATGAAGTCCACCAGGTCCTTGAAGAACGGGCGCGCAGCGTGCACTGCGTAGAATTGCTCGGCTTCACCGCGCGACAGGTGAACCATCTTGGCTGCCACGATCTTCAGGCCTGCGGCCTCGAAACGAGCGTAAATCTGGCCGATGACATTCTTTGCCACGGCATCCGGCTTGATAATCGACAGGGTGCGTTCGATCGCCATAAAAACTCCAAAAAATGAAGGGGTTACAATTCAAGTAAACGTGCAATTCTAGCACGAGACGGTTATGGTTTCGAGAAGGCCCCTGGCTGCAGGTTCCCGGGAGTCAGCCAAGGCACGACACGCACAAAGAAGCAACCCAAAGATCACTTAAAGTGACGCACCACATACAGGGAACGCAGGAGGCCGGTTGCGATCCAATCATCGCTGGCAGCGCGGATTTTGCAAAAATGTGGCTGATGCGTTTCCCCAACCCTTGCAATTCCGTTACTGCGATGCCACATTGGCGTTGTGCCCGCCTGGGTTACCCCGGCGCCTCACCGTTTTGAGACAGGAGTCACCATGGATAACAAGCTGAACACATACAGTTTCGGCAGCGGCACCGCGACGAGCGACGTCGTGGTGCGCAATCGGGTCATGCGCAACACCTACTGGTTGCTTGCCATTTCGATGATTCCCACCGTCATCGGTGCGTGGATCGGCGTCACCACGGGCTTCAGCCTGATGAAAGGCAGCCCCGGCCTGTCGATGATCCTGTTCCTGGGCATCGCGTTCGGCTTCTTCTACGCCATCGAGAAAACCAAGAACAGCAGCATGGGCGTGGTCCTGCTGCTGGCCTTCACCTTCTTCATGGGGCTGATGCTGTCCCGCCTGATCGGGTCGGTGCTGCAGTTTTCCAATGGCCCGGCACTGATCATGTATGCCTTTGGCGGCACAGCGGCGGTGTTCGGCGCCATGGCCACCATCGCTACCGTCAGCAAGCGCGATTTCTCCGGGCTGAGCAAATTCCTGTTCGTCGGCGTGATCCTGCTGATCCTGGCCAG comes from the Cupriavidus basilensis genome and includes:
- the ndk gene encoding nucleoside-diphosphate kinase, with the protein product MAIERTLSIIKPDAVAKNVIGQIYARFEAAGLKIVAAKMVHLSRGEAEQFYAVHAARPFFKDLVDFMVSGPVIIQALEGENAIAKHRDLMGATDPKKAEAGTIRADFADSIDANAVHGSDAAETAAVEIAFFFPGMNVYSR
- a CDS encoding YfgM family protein; translation: MAYDLEEQEQLESLKAWWRQYGNTVTWALIAGLLAFAAWSGWNYWQRKQAGEAALLYEQVVKAAEGRDVERIKRAAGDLEEKFGKTAYGPMTALVSAKVLYDAGDLAGTKAQLQWAIDHGDGEYAHLARVRLAGVLLDEKAYDQGLALLKDEPPAPFVALYADRRGDLLAAQDKRPEARSAYQKALDKLSANDAAMRQIIQFKLDALGTA
- a CDS encoding RodZ domain-containing protein, producing MSEHERAEGQTAATGHAGGALADAGREVVAREIGERLAQARNDQRFSLEDVSARLKVASHKLAAIEQGDVAALPDVTFVKGVMRAYARMLQIDIDALLARFHAQAVPVVEIGMRREGGLNESFDDRNRFGSSGSGGRWIWLALVVAVIGGGVLFGLDHFKQWIEARKETLTAPPAAEATVQGSEPGTVTAALPPVMAASDAPAPSESLPASGPVAVAVAPSAAPASSAAPAPSAAPAPAAVAAVAASAAVPAPAVADGAAELRIRFASDTWYEIRDRSGKVVLGGTARAGQDLSGGGTPPYKIVIGNVKGVESLTRNGTPVDLQAANRNNVARLTLP
- a CDS encoding Bax inhibitor-1/YccA family protein yields the protein MDNKLNTYSFGSGTATSDVVVRNRVMRNTYWLLAISMIPTVIGAWIGVTTGFSLMKGSPGLSMILFLGIAFGFFYAIEKTKNSSMGVVLLLAFTFFMGLMLSRLIGSVLQFSNGPALIMYAFGGTAAVFGAMATIATVSKRDFSGLSKFLFVGVILLILASVANIWLQLPSLMITVSVIAIGIFSAYILFDVQRVLNGGETNYITATLAIYLDVYNVFANLLALLGIFGGNRD
- the rlmN gene encoding 23S rRNA (adenine(2503)-C(2))-methyltransferase RlmN, with amino-acid sequence MNTLVNLLDLDADALTAYCGELGEKPFRARQLQRWIHQFGASRFDAMSDLAKSLREKLATRAEIRSPAVITDNLSADGTRKWLLDVGAGDAVETVYIPEETRGTLCVSSQAGCAVNCRFCSTGKQGFSRNLSTGEIIGQLWMAEFAMRAQLGRGAKDDRVISNVVMMGMGEPLLNYDQVVPAMRLMLDDHAYGLSRRRVTLSTSGVVPMMDRLAKDLPVALAVSLHASNDPLRDMLVPLNKKYPLAELMAACRRYLEFAPRDFITFEYCMLDGVNDGVEHARELLKLVADVPCKFNLIPFNPFPESGLKRSNNEQIRRFAQVLMDAGIVTTIRKTRGDDIDAACGQLAGEVKDRTRLAQRGKFGKITPIVAAPAAGQPQEARPA
- the ispG gene encoding flavodoxin-dependent (E)-4-hydroxy-3-methylbut-2-enyl-diphosphate synthase; the protein is MNQQACMPVLPGPLPRRKTRQARVVWGDNVVTIGGDAPVRVQSMTNTDTVDAIGTAIQVKELARAGSEIVRITVNTPEAAAAVPALREQLDRMGVNVPLVGDFHYNGHTLLRDYPDCAQALSKYRINPGNVGQGAKRDTQFAQMIEMACRYDKPVRIGVNWGSLDQSLLARIMDENALRAEPWPAQNVMVEALITSAIESAKKAEEIGLSGDQIILSCKVSQVQELIAVYRELTKRCDYALHLGLTEAGMGSKGIVASTAALSVLLQEGIGDTIRISLTPEPGAAREKEVYVGQEILQTMGLRNFTPMVIACPGCGRTTSTTFQELASSIQSYLREQMPTWKTAYPGVEEMDVAVMGCIVNGPGESKHANIGISLPGSGESPAAPVFVDGVKVKTLRGDRIAEEFQAIVDDYVRTHYGNKAGSAGNEVAA
- the pilW gene encoding type IV pilus biogenesis/stability protein PilW; its protein translation is MTRLIVAVLMGLALLSACQLPPPVKPELQTASDQTELSRRATIRLQLATSYLEAGQYTVALDEAKQAIAIDPTLVDAYHIRALIYMNMNERVLAEESFRSALAMRTDDGDVLNNYGWFLCVNGRYAEAVPYLERAVNAPSASGPGKALTSLGACQLRNGNGEAAEKSLFGALRYDRNNPVANNNLALLYYQRGDYQRAQQYVGRINSSNFVSAQSLWLGARIARRQGDVAAQNALVAQLRSRFPDSRELTAYEQGVWDE
- the hisS gene encoding histidine--tRNA ligase, with product MNDMLPADAPLWEHFENASRAMLRAYGYQQVRTPIVEHTQLFVRGIGEVTDIVEKEMYSFTDALNGEQLTLRPEGTAAAVRATIEHNLLYDGPKRLWYTGPMFRHERPQRGRYRQFHQLGAEALGFAGPDVDAEIIMMCQRLWDDLGLVGVRLELNSLGQAEERAAHREELIKYLEGFQDILDEDSKRRLYTNPLRVLDTKNPALQEMASNAPKLIDFLGEESLAHFDGVQRLLKANNIPFKINPRLVRGLDYYNLTVFEWITDKLGAQGTIAGGGRYDPLIAQMGGKAAPACGWAMGIERIIELLREEKLVPQAEGADVYLVHQGEAAGQQAMIIAERLRDAGLDVLLHATPDGKSGSFKSQMKRADGSGAAYAVIIGEDEVVAGTAQVKDLRQGAQAEGGGAQVTVAAEKLVDHIIDAMVGASE